A window of the bacterium genome harbors these coding sequences:
- a CDS encoding T9SS type A sorting domain-containing protein: MRKLRQWTPLWCAMLFAAAPLLAQHQNVLVSNLNYPNEPCIAIDPNNTGRMVAAANLNNFYYSSDAGLTWTGGRATSTYGVWGDPVVVADYQGSFYYFHLSNPPNGNWIDRIVCQKSTDGGKSWSRGTFMGLVPIAGGAKAQDKEWAVVDRNNHIYVTWTQFDRYGSAAPQDSSIIRFAKSTDGGETWSEPVRINQVAGDAIDSDNTVEGAVPAIGPQGEIYVAWVGPAGIVFDKSTDGGETWLADDIFIDAMPGGWNFSVPGIYRCNGFPVTVCDLSDSPQRGTIYVNWSDQRNGEHDTDIWLAKSHDGGLTWSAPIRVNDDSPGRHQFFTWMTIDQVNGTLYFVFYDRRNYGDNRTDVFMAMSRDGGATFTNFQVSESPFTPRPEIFFGDYTSIAAHNNVVRPIWTRLNNVELSLLTAIVDLDQITGVQDRHALPPQTHAPAQNFPNPFDEATYLSFKLHRPAILSLKIYDLLGREVATVIDRKPYGIGQYVESFQPRDLGLPSGAYYYVLQNGSAVMRNRMIYVK, translated from the coding sequence ATGAGAAAGCTGAGGCAGTGGACGCCCCTCTGGTGCGCCATGTTGTTCGCCGCTGCTCCGCTGTTGGCGCAACATCAAAACGTGCTGGTGAGCAATTTGAATTATCCCAATGAACCGTGTATTGCCATCGATCCCAATAACACCGGCCGCATGGTGGCTGCCGCCAACCTGAACAACTTCTACTACTCGAGTGATGCGGGATTGACGTGGACAGGCGGCCGCGCGACTTCGACTTATGGCGTGTGGGGTGATCCGGTGGTGGTCGCGGATTACCAGGGCAGTTTCTACTATTTTCACCTCTCGAATCCGCCCAACGGCAATTGGATCGATCGCATCGTGTGCCAAAAATCCACCGATGGCGGCAAGTCGTGGTCAAGAGGAACGTTCATGGGGCTGGTGCCGATCGCCGGCGGCGCCAAAGCGCAGGACAAAGAATGGGCTGTCGTCGATCGCAACAATCACATCTATGTCACCTGGACGCAGTTCGATCGCTACGGCAGTGCCGCTCCACAGGACAGTTCGATTATTCGCTTCGCCAAATCAACGGATGGCGGCGAGACCTGGTCGGAGCCGGTGCGGATCAACCAAGTTGCGGGTGATGCCATTGACAGCGATAATACCGTGGAGGGCGCGGTGCCGGCGATCGGGCCGCAGGGCGAGATCTATGTTGCGTGGGTGGGGCCGGCCGGCATCGTGTTCGACAAGTCCACCGACGGCGGTGAAACCTGGCTGGCGGACGATATCTTCATCGACGCCATGCCCGGCGGCTGGAATTTTTCCGTGCCCGGCATCTATCGCTGTAACGGTTTTCCGGTGACGGTTTGTGATTTGAGTGACAGCCCGCAGCGCGGCACGATCTATGTGAACTGGTCGGATCAACGCAACGGCGAGCATGACACCGATATCTGGCTGGCGAAATCGCACGACGGCGGTTTGACGTGGAGCGCGCCGATCCGGGTGAATGACGACAGCCCCGGCCGGCATCAATTTTTCACCTGGATGACGATCGATCAGGTCAATGGCACGCTTTACTTCGTCTTTTATGATCGCAGGAATTACGGCGACAACCGTACCGACGTTTTCATGGCGATGTCGCGGGACGGCGGCGCCACCTTCACCAATTTTCAGGTCAGTGAGTCGCCCTTCACGCCGCGGCCCGAGATCTTTTTTGGCGATTACACCAGCATCGCGGCGCACAACAATGTCGTGCGTCCGATCTGGACGCGGCTGAACAACGTCGAGCTGAGTTTGCTGACGGCGATTGTCGATCTCGACCAGATTACCGGCGTCCAAGACCGGCACGCACTGCCGCCGCAGACACATGCGCCGGCGCAGAATTTTCCGAATCCGTTCGACGAGGCCACCTATCTCTCCTTCAAATTGCACCGGCCGGCGATTCTCAGTTTGAAGATCTATGATCTGCTCGGCCGGGAAGTTGCGACCGTCATCGATCGCAAGCCCTACGGCATCGGCCAGTACGTCGAGAGTTTTCAGCCCCGGGACTTGGGACTGCCCAGCGGTGCATATTACTACGTGTTGCAGAACGGCAGCGCGGTGATGAGGAACAGGATGATCTATGTGAAGTAG
- a CDS encoding STAS domain-containing protein, whose product MHCETNHENNILVICIPSRETHFALANELRRQLFDFIAAGERRLLIDLSRCEYLDSTLLGVLVGAARKLHAVNGALKLTGVHRNVRRLLQLTNLNRVFEAYDSKHEALAAFYGCEEISRN is encoded by the coding sequence ATGCATTGCGAAACCAACCACGAAAACAATATCCTCGTCATTTGCATCCCCAGCCGCGAGACTCATTTTGCGCTCGCCAACGAGTTGCGCCGCCAGTTGTTTGATTTCATCGCGGCCGGCGAGCGCCGCCTGCTGATCGATCTGTCGCGGTGTGAATACCTCGACAGCACTTTGCTCGGCGTGCTGGTGGGCGCCGCCCGCAAGCTGCACGCGGTCAACGGCGCACTCAAGCTCACCGGCGTGCACCGCAACGTCCGGCGATTGCTGCAACTGACCAATCTCAATCGCGTGTTCGAAGCCTACGACAGCAAGCACGAAGCGCTGGCGGCCTTCTACGGCTGCGAAGAGATTTCGAGGAACTGA
- the rpiA gene encoding ribose-5-phosphate isomerase RpiA, protein MPRFSTDQQKQLAAAAALQYVENKMTVGLGTGSTTALALRALSQRLRAGLRITGVPSSAATAQLAKRLRIPLIQDAGAFHKIDLTLDGADEVDPDCNLIKGGGGALAREKIIATRSDRVIIMVNEKKLVPKLGRFRLPVEVLPFGWQSTAAILRSLGCKTALRGSPAKPFRTDNGNFIIDCAFGEIAEPEKLLQLLKSIVGVVEVGLFVAVADLVIVGRRDGSIAERWAA, encoded by the coding sequence ATGCCTCGTTTCTCCACTGATCAACAGAAGCAGCTTGCCGCGGCGGCCGCACTGCAATACGTCGAAAACAAGATGACGGTCGGCTTGGGCACCGGCAGCACCACTGCCCTGGCCTTGCGTGCGCTCAGCCAGCGCCTCCGCGCGGGATTGCGGATCACCGGTGTGCCCAGCTCGGCGGCGACTGCGCAACTCGCCAAACGGCTGCGGATTCCCCTGATCCAAGACGCCGGCGCCTTTCACAAGATTGATCTCACTCTCGACGGCGCCGATGAAGTCGATCCTGACTGCAATCTCATCAAAGGCGGCGGCGGCGCGCTCGCGCGCGAGAAGATCATTGCCACGCGCAGCGACCGCGTCATCATCATGGTGAATGAAAAAAAGCTGGTGCCCAAGCTCGGCCGGTTTCGCCTGCCGGTGGAAGTGCTGCCGTTCGGCTGGCAATCCACTGCCGCCATTTTGCGCAGCCTGGGCTGCAAAACGGCGCTGCGCGGCAGCCCGGCAAAACCGTTTCGAACTGACAATGGCAATTTCATCATTGACTGCGCTTTTGGCGAAATCGCCGAGCCGGAGAAGCTGCTGCAGCTCCTCAAGAGCATTGTCGGCGTGGTCGAGGTGGGATTGTTTGTCGCGGTCGCGGATTTGGTAATCGTGGGCAGGCGCGATGGCAGCATTGCAGAAAGATGGGCGGCCTAG
- a CDS encoding P1 family peptidase — protein MPDSLCDVPGLRVGHAHDAAARTGCTVILPPPPAIAGVDVRGSAPGSREIEALKPVRLVQEVHGIFFTGGSAFGLNAAAGVQRYLEEQNLGFDVGVAKVPIVPAAVIFDLHVGDPKIRPTAEMAYQACCEASTAESRQGAVGAGCGATVGKILGVPHSMAGGVGMASWRHGALVIGVLAVVNAYGDIVDPQTGALVAGARNAEGGWLDTQAYLRSHPFAPARAWSNTTLVLVATNAQFQRVEITKIAQMAQDGLARAIRPAHTPFDGDMVFAISCGKEQASLLAVGALAAELVAAAIVSAVRAANT, from the coding sequence ATGCCTGATTCCCTTTGCGACGTGCCCGGCTTGCGCGTTGGCCACGCGCATGACGCGGCCGCCCGCACCGGCTGCACCGTCATCCTGCCGCCACCGCCCGCCATCGCGGGTGTTGATGTGCGCGGCTCCGCGCCGGGATCGCGCGAAATCGAAGCGCTCAAACCGGTGCGGCTGGTGCAGGAAGTGCACGGCATTTTCTTCACCGGCGGCAGCGCGTTTGGTTTGAATGCCGCGGCGGGCGTGCAACGCTATTTGGAGGAGCAGAATCTCGGCTTCGACGTCGGCGTTGCCAAGGTGCCGATCGTGCCGGCAGCGGTGATTTTTGATCTGCACGTAGGCGATCCCAAAATCCGGCCCACTGCGGAAATGGCGTATCAAGCCTGCTGCGAAGCTTCGACGGCGGAGTCGCGCCAGGGCGCAGTGGGCGCAGGTTGCGGCGCCACCGTGGGCAAAATTCTCGGCGTGCCGCACAGCATGGCCGGCGGTGTGGGCATGGCCTCCTGGCGCCACGGCGCGTTGGTGATCGGCGTGCTGGCCGTGGTCAATGCGTATGGCGATATCGTCGATCCCCAAACCGGTGCCCTGGTGGCCGGCGCGCGCAACGCCGAGGGCGGTTGGTTGGACACTCAGGCCTATCTGCGTTCGCATCCCTTCGCGCCGGCACGCGCCTGGAGCAACACCACGCTGGTGCTGGTCGCCACCAATGCGCAATTCCAGCGGGTGGAGATCACCAAAATCGCGCAAATGGCGCAGGACGGGCTGGCGCGCGCCATTCGTCCGGCGCACACGCCGTTTGACGGGGACATGGTCTTTGCCATCTCTTGTGGAAAAGAACAGGCCAGCCTGCTGGCGGTCGGCGCGCTGGCCGCTGAACTCGTTGCCGCAGCGATCGTGTCTGCGGTGCGGGCTGCCAACACATGA
- a CDS encoding AAA family ATPase produces the protein MTISRVFVRAFKSIFELAFPLDPKITALVGANESGKTNILKALYAFSPGAQFDNTLTCQYSDYYYQGKCPEVALEFSQISKENRRNLLRFSEAFKDTETLLVKKEGPTLDDYHVFVGESEIGLREKDMFLATLPKLLYFDEIQLLKNRATLEDLLEGGDHYRTERNLLRIGGINNPELIFEDSTRGRRASEEASRLITQQIRRAWSQEPTIEIKLNVNGNILYIDISDGTTVFDTPESRSLGFRWYLSFYINFIAQTVDARANEFIFLVDEAGIHLHPAGQKDLIKVMEDLAIKNQILYTTHSPFMINRENPQRVRLVVKDKDGTSVDSEAYRENWKPLRNSIGLMISDLFFFSDRNLGEEAQPKKSTFFRRGLKPTLVK, from the coding sequence ATGACGATATCACGTGTCTTTGTGAGGGCATTCAAGTCGATCTTCGAACTGGCGTTCCCGCTCGATCCCAAAATCACCGCTCTGGTCGGCGCCAATGAGAGCGGCAAGACCAACATTTTGAAAGCGCTGTACGCCTTCAGCCCGGGGGCACAATTCGACAACACGCTCACCTGCCAGTATTCCGACTACTATTATCAAGGCAAATGCCCGGAAGTGGCGCTGGAATTTTCCCAAATCTCCAAAGAAAATCGCCGCAATTTGCTGCGCTTTAGCGAGGCGTTCAAAGACACGGAAACGCTGCTGGTGAAGAAAGAAGGTCCGACGCTCGACGATTATCATGTGTTCGTCGGCGAGTCGGAAATCGGCTTGCGCGAAAAGGACATGTTTCTCGCCACGCTGCCCAAGCTGCTTTACTTCGACGAAATCCAGTTGCTTAAGAACCGCGCCACGCTCGAGGATCTGCTGGAAGGCGGCGACCATTACCGCACCGAACGCAACCTGTTGCGCATCGGCGGCATCAACAACCCCGAGCTTATCTTCGAGGATTCCACCCGTGGCCGCCGCGCCAGCGAGGAAGCCAGCCGCCTGATCACGCAGCAAATCCGCCGCGCCTGGTCACAGGAACCCACCATCGAGATCAAGCTCAACGTCAACGGCAACATTCTCTATATCGACATTTCCGACGGCACCACGGTGTTCGACACGCCGGAATCGCGCAGCCTGGGCTTTCGCTGGTACCTCTCCTTCTACATCAACTTCATTGCCCAGACGGTGGACGCGCGCGCCAATGAGTTCATCTTTTTGGTGGATGAAGCCGGCATTCACCTGCATCCCGCCGGCCAGAAGGACTTGATCAAAGTGATGGAAGATCTGGCAATCAAAAACCAGATTCTCTACACCACCCACTCGCCTTTCATGATCAACCGCGAAAACCCCCAGCGCGTGCGGCTGGTGGTGAAGGACAAGGACGGCACCAGCGTCGATAGCGAGGCTTATCGCGAGAACTGGAAGCCGCTGCGCAATTCCATCGGGCTGATGATCAGCGATCTCTTCTTCTTCAGCGATCGCAATCTGGGCGAGGAGGCGCAGCCGAAGAAATCCACCTTCTTCCGCCGCGGCCTGAAACCAACCCTGGTCAAATAG
- a CDS encoding ATP-dependent Clp protease ATP-binding subunit, which produces MKNNFSSRVQMVIQFSREEALRLGHDYIGTEHLLLGLIREGEGIAVEILRNLGTDLDEIKRAVEDAVKSTGETMTIGNIPFTKRAEKILKMAYVEAEKYKSDIIGTEHLLLALVKEKDGVAAQVLLNFDITYEAVREELDNILRGTPSSKEANPQRSKTPALDHFGRDLTELARKNELDPIIGREREIERVAQILSRRKKNNPVLIGEPGVGKTAIAEGLALRIVERKVPRILHNKRVVTLDLGAIVAGTKYRGQFEERMKAIMNELYRAKDVILFIDELHTIVGAGGASGSLDASNMFKPALSRGELQCIGATTLDEYRQYIEKDGALERRFQKIMVDPPSPEETIQILEGLKDRYEQHHKVTYTPDAISASVKLSERYITDRFLPDKAIDVLDETGARVHLANIVVPKEITKLEDEIKKVRQEKDRVIKNQEFERAAVLRDQEKRLNRKLDAAKRRWKETEDEVIATVSEDDIADVVAMMTGIPVRKVAQSENEKILGMEEELKKRIVGQDEVIHLLCKAIRRTRAGLKDPNRPIGSFIFLGPTGVGKTQLAKELAKYLFEKEDALIRLDMSEFMEKFAVSRLTGAPPGYVGHEEGGQLTEKVRRHPYSVVLFDEIEKAHPDVFNILLQILDDGHLTDGLGRKVDFKNTILIMTSNVGAREIKKAGGFGFSTEEGEIDYAKMQSKIMEEVKRLFNPEFINRVDEIVVFRSLTREHMNQIIDIVVSEMLKKVSDRQIAINLTDSAKDFIAEKGFDPVYGARPLKRVIQKNIEDPIAEHILRGQFTDGSQIRVDKSGEGLEFIEAGRKVVEKAEYKPKPEPPADDEKPESEAVEN; this is translated from the coding sequence ATGAAGAATAATTTCTCGAGCCGAGTGCAGATGGTCATCCAGTTTTCACGCGAGGAAGCACTGCGCTTGGGGCACGATTATATTGGCACCGAACACCTGCTCCTGGGACTGATCCGCGAAGGCGAAGGCATTGCCGTGGAAATCTTGCGGAACCTGGGAACGGATCTCGATGAAATCAAACGCGCCGTCGAAGACGCCGTGAAGTCAACCGGCGAAACCATGACCATCGGCAACATTCCGTTCACGAAACGGGCCGAAAAGATCCTGAAGATGGCCTATGTCGAAGCGGAAAAATACAAGTCGGACATCATCGGCACCGAACATCTCCTGTTGGCGCTGGTGAAGGAGAAGGACGGCGTCGCCGCCCAGGTGCTGCTGAACTTCGACATCACCTACGAAGCCGTGCGGGAGGAGCTTGACAACATTCTGCGCGGCACCCCTTCCAGCAAGGAAGCCAACCCGCAGCGCTCCAAGACGCCGGCGCTCGATCACTTCGGCCGCGACCTCACCGAACTGGCGCGCAAGAACGAACTCGATCCGATCATCGGCCGCGAGCGTGAAATCGAGCGCGTCGCGCAAATCCTGAGCCGCCGCAAGAAGAACAATCCGGTGTTGATCGGCGAGCCGGGCGTGGGCAAAACCGCCATCGCCGAAGGCTTGGCGCTGCGCATTGTCGAGCGCAAAGTGCCGCGCATCCTGCACAACAAGCGCGTGGTCACGCTCGACCTGGGCGCCATCGTGGCGGGCACGAAGTACCGCGGCCAGTTCGAAGAGCGCATGAAGGCGATCATGAACGAACTCTACCGCGCCAAGGATGTGATCCTGTTCATCGACGAATTGCACACCATCGTCGGCGCCGGCGGCGCGAGCGGCTCGCTGGACGCCTCCAACATGTTCAAACCGGCACTCTCGCGCGGCGAATTGCAGTGCATCGGCGCCACCACGCTGGACGAATACCGGCAGTACATCGAAAAAGACGGCGCACTCGAACGCCGCTTCCAAAAGATCATGGTCGATCCGCCCAGCCCCGAAGAAACCATCCAGATTCTCGAAGGGCTGAAAGACCGCTACGAGCAGCATCACAAAGTCACCTACACGCCCGACGCGATCTCCGCTTCGGTGAAGCTTTCCGAACGCTACATTACGGATCGCTTCCTGCCGGACAAGGCCATCGACGTGCTCGATGAAACCGGCGCGCGGGTGCATCTCGCCAACATCGTGGTGCCGAAGGAAATTACCAAACTGGAGGACGAGATCAAGAAAGTCCGCCAGGAAAAAGACCGCGTGATCAAGAACCAGGAGTTCGAGCGCGCGGCGGTGTTGCGCGATCAGGAAAAGCGGCTGAACCGCAAGCTGGACGCGGCCAAGCGGCGCTGGAAAGAAACCGAAGACGAAGTCATCGCCACCGTGAGCGAAGACGATATCGCCGACGTGGTGGCGATGATGACCGGCATTCCCGTGCGCAAAGTCGCGCAATCCGAAAATGAAAAAATCCTCGGCATGGAGGAGGAACTCAAAAAGCGCATTGTCGGGCAGGATGAGGTGATTCACCTGCTCTGCAAGGCGATCCGGCGCACGCGGGCCGGCTTGAAGGATCCCAACCGGCCGATCGGTTCCTTCATTTTCCTCGGCCCGACCGGCGTCGGCAAGACGCAACTCGCCAAGGAGCTGGCCAAATATCTCTTCGAAAAAGAAGACGCGCTCATCCGGCTGGACATGTCGGAGTTCATGGAAAAGTTCGCGGTCTCGCGTTTGACCGGCGCCCCGCCCGGATACGTCGGCCATGAAGAGGGCGGCCAGTTGACGGAAAAAGTCCGGCGCCACCCCTATTCCGTGGTGCTCTTCGATGAAATCGAAAAGGCGCATCCGGATGTCTTCAACATCCTGCTGCAAATCCTCGACGACGGCCACCTCACCGACGGCCTGGGCCGCAAGGTTGATTTCAAGAACACCATCTTGATCATGACCTCGAACGTCGGCGCACGGGAAATCAAGAAGGCCGGCGGCTTCGGCTTTTCCACCGAAGAGGGCGAAATCGACTACGCCAAGATGCAGAGCAAAATCATGGAGGAGGTCAAGCGGCTGTTCAATCCAGAGTTCATCAACCGCGTGGATGAAATCGTGGTGTTCCGCAGCCTGACGCGTGAGCACATGAATCAGATCATCGACATCGTGGTGAGCGAGATGCTCAAGAAAGTCTCCGACCGCCAGATCGCGATCAATCTCACCGACAGCGCCAAGGACTTCATCGCGGAGAAGGGCTTCGATCCGGTGTACGGGGCGCGGCCCTTGAAACGGGTGATTCAGAAGAACATCGAAGATCCGATCGCCGAACACATCCTGCGCGGACAATTCACCGACGGCAGCCAGATTCGCGTGGACAAGAGCGGCGAGGGTCTGGAGTTTATCGAAGCCGGCCGCAAAGTGGTGGAGAAGGCGGAATACAAACCCAAGCCCGAGCCTCCGGCCGATGACGAGAAACCCGAATCGGAAGCGGTGGAAAATTGA
- a CDS encoding protein arginine kinase — MKNDTNKPQYAWEAAAANSKRHCNELAKSMPSWLQHSGPHGNLVLSTRIRLARNLAAHAFPNKADVDSQNKIIADVWDALAGLPLAASPRCLDLSRLPRLDREMLLERRLASPQFIERKGPRLLALNADESLSLMINEEDHLRLQAMQPGLAIAAAWEAIRALDDQLSERIEYAFSERFGYLTACPTNTGTGIRVSVLMHLPALALLRGIEGAKSRLAQHGMTMRGFYGEGTEASGNMFQISNQVTLGKSEAEVMTVVAEVAEDLRQLEEYTRGQLMTGRNNFLLDRIWRAYGTLRYARMLNSQECLDVLSLLRLGHDCDLEEMKDWPLALLNELTLMLQPGHLRKNHKAMAGAYERDSMRAMLLRVKLGLQS; from the coding sequence ATGAAAAACGATACCAATAAACCGCAATACGCCTGGGAGGCGGCGGCCGCCAATTCCAAGCGGCACTGCAATGAGCTGGCGAAGTCCATGCCCTCCTGGTTGCAGCACAGCGGCCCGCACGGCAACCTCGTGCTGTCGACGCGCATTCGCCTGGCGCGCAATCTCGCCGCGCACGCTTTTCCCAACAAGGCCGATGTCGACAGCCAGAACAAGATCATTGCCGACGTGTGGGACGCCCTTGCCGGCCTGCCGCTCGCCGCGTCACCGCGCTGCCTCGATCTTTCACGTTTGCCGCGCCTGGATCGCGAAATGCTGCTCGAACGCCGGCTCGCCAGCCCGCAATTCATCGAGCGCAAGGGGCCACGCCTGCTCGCGCTCAATGCCGACGAATCGCTCAGCCTGATGATCAATGAAGAGGATCATTTGCGGCTGCAAGCCATGCAGCCCGGGCTGGCCATCGCCGCGGCGTGGGAGGCCATCCGTGCGCTCGATGACCAGCTCAGCGAGCGCATCGAATATGCCTTCAGCGAGCGCTTCGGCTACCTCACCGCCTGCCCCACCAACACCGGCACCGGCATTCGTGTGTCGGTGTTGATGCATTTGCCGGCGCTGGCGCTGTTGCGCGGCATCGAGGGCGCCAAGAGCCGGCTGGCGCAGCACGGCATGACGATGCGCGGCTTCTACGGCGAGGGCACCGAGGCCAGCGGCAACATGTTTCAGATTTCCAATCAAGTCACGCTCGGCAAATCCGAGGCCGAGGTGATGACGGTGGTGGCCGAGGTGGCCGAGGACCTGCGCCAGCTCGAGGAGTACACCCGCGGCCAGCTCATGACCGGCCGCAACAACTTCCTGCTCGACCGCATCTGGCGCGCCTACGGCACGCTGCGCTACGCCCGCATGCTCAATTCGCAGGAATGTCTCGACGTGCTCTCGCTGTTGCGGTTGGGTCACGATTGTGACCTGGAAGAAATGAAGGACTGGCCGCTCGCCCTGCTCAATGAATTGACGTTGATGCTGCAGCCCGGTCACTTGCGCAAGAATCACAAGGCCATGGCGGGCGCGTACGAGCGCGATTCCATGCGCGCCATGCTGTTGCGTGTCAAGCTCGGATTACAGTCTTGA
- a CDS encoding UvrB/UvrC motif-containing protein has protein sequence MTCQSCHNAKATVRLKQVVNGKKSEIFLCQACAHQQGLPSAATNLPEFFGKVVSSILGEAPAKSSGRRSRAKQEPRERCQKCGLTWPEFESGGLLGCAACYTAFEPVIKVLLRNIHGRNRHTGRRPQRLRPRVGKSVAALRQELERAIGEQKFERAAELRDQIRAAEQAGRTFPPRTP, from the coding sequence ATGACCTGTCAATCCTGTCACAACGCCAAAGCCACGGTTCGTTTGAAGCAAGTCGTGAACGGCAAGAAGAGCGAGATTTTTCTTTGCCAGGCATGTGCGCACCAGCAGGGTCTGCCCAGCGCGGCGACCAACCTGCCGGAATTCTTCGGCAAAGTGGTCAGCAGCATCCTGGGTGAGGCGCCGGCCAAGAGCAGCGGCCGCCGTTCCCGCGCGAAACAAGAACCGCGCGAACGTTGCCAAAAATGCGGCCTGACCTGGCCGGAATTCGAGTCCGGCGGCCTGCTCGGTTGTGCCGCTTGCTACACGGCGTTTGAGCCGGTGATCAAAGTGTTGTTGCGCAATATTCACGGCCGCAACCGTCACACCGGCCGGCGGCCGCAACGGCTCAGGCCGCGCGTGGGCAAAAGTGTGGCCGCATTGCGCCAGGAATTGGAGCGCGCCATCGGCGAACAAAAATTCGAGCGGGCCGCCGAGCTGCGCGATCAGATTCGTGCGGCGGAACAGGCCGGTCGAACTTTTCCGCCGCGCACACCATGA